In the genome of Arachis stenosperma cultivar V10309 chromosome 6, arast.V10309.gnm1.PFL2, whole genome shotgun sequence, the window CCAGCCCAAACTGCTCATGTTACtgtaaaaattaaagaaaaatacctaaatcaattttaagaatttttttattgaataatcaaattcttcacaaattttaatttttagttgttttcctcattaaaaaaatttaaattattaaaaaaatatatgttattaAAGTTGTGTCTACTTTACTCTACTAGGGTTAGGAGAAATTCTAATTGTAAGTTTATCTTCACTCTTGTGAGTGACTTCAATCAACCAATAGCAGCACTAACTGCCTCTTAGAGGTGTGATGCACGTGTGGCTGATGAAGAGGAGGAAGTTTTGAGATCTAATGATGAGAACATTGAGGAGAGTATTAAAAagtgtaattaaaattagattagAAGATTGCTGACTGATTGAAAATTTAGTTTCAGAACATTGGAGGGtgttctctgatatggtggtaGCCAGAAAGCTTTAGGGTGCTTGATCATGGAGAAAATGTATTTCAATTCTTCAGCAGCGAGGTGGATATGCTAAGAGTGAAAAAAGAAGGACCATAGCTATTTAAGAACTATATACTACATCTCAAACGCGGGAGGAGAGATTACTTGATTGATGAGAAAGAATTCTCCCACATTCCGATACGGATCAAACTATGGGGTTTATCAgaacaatataaaagtaaagGGATTGGTAAGAGGATAGGAGGCTCTTTAGAGAAAGTTATAGACGTGGATCTGTTTAAGATGAGAGAAAAAGAAGATCACATTGTTAAAATACTGGTACAACTTGATAGAATTTGCAACTGAGCCAGTAAAGGCAGATGGCGGACGATGCGCTTGAGAAAGAATCTGCGCTTGGTGAATGAGTAGATGGGTTGCACTGTTGGAGACTTCGACCATGACGATCACTGGCGGCGAGCTCGAGGAAGACACAGTGACGCATCGATTGTTAAATGATGAAGCAACGCGAATGACTGGACGAAGATACGATGGCCCTAAACGCAACGGACGGCGACGCACTCCTTACGACGATGGGGAGACCTAGGGTTGTGTTTTGGCCTTTTGGGAGAATGAGAGTTAAGAGTTGAGAGGGGGAATAGTTCCAGGAATTCAACATTGAAGAACTTGACTATTTTTTTATCCCTGAATGCAAAACAACGTTTTATTAGAACCGATCGAATCTTAATTGGATTTGACTGACTGATTCTTAGCCGGTTCAACAGTTTGCAAacgattttgaaattaattattttttataataaactaaATTATATTAGTGTCCGATTCACGGTTGCATTGGTCCAATCGATTGGTCCggtctaattttcaaaaaccatGCACAGGATAGCAAAACTTTTGTCTCTATTTTTTCAAACTCGATACACGTAGACAAACACCCTAATCACATCTGTTACCAACCaaattttccaaaaataaataaataataagataGCCTATGCAACATTGGAGTACACAtttgttttttatcttttgtgcTCACATGACACTGGCATGTGCAAACAATAAACGGTTGCCCTGTGTTTCCCGTTTCCCAGCCATTTCTGCCATCTCTTTTTCAAGCGAAGAACCGCCATCATCAGTTAATGTCTTAATGAAGTCAATATCTTATCAACTGCCTCTGCAATTTCATTTGCTGACCCTAACTTGCTGTCTTCTTCAATCTgcataatattattatattattaattaataaatacagGGAACTAGGGAAGCTAGCTAGCTAGTTTCTGTTGGTAATTAGCTAGGTTGCAAAGTCAGAAGAAGACTAGGCTTCATTGACTTGATTCCACTttggagaagagagaaaaatgaATTGAAAAAGTAATACCTTGAGACTGAAAGAATAGAGAACTGAAGAATCTGAGGATGTGATGTTGAGATGAAGAATAGGGAGCCTTAGGTTCTCCAATGCAACGATTGCATTTATCAATAGCCCTGCTCTCTTCTCGCACTGAATTCTCAAATTGACATGGCTTTGAATCACACTCACCTCAATGCCTCCCACCTTTGACCTTCTCTCTGCCTTAGCCTCATTCCCACCACTTGCTTCTTCTTTCCCACCatcctcttcttccttgtttctCATCCTTCTTTGGGCCTCAAGGGATTCAACTAACTGCTCCAATTCCTTCACAAAGTCTATTGCACCCCCTATGATTGATGCATGGTCACCCTATACATGAAAGTTACTAGCAGCTTAGCTAAAGGTTGGAACTTTTACATGTTGAGAGcaaaagaattgattttgaaCGTACCCTTTGAATATAGGAAGGGTGCATGAGAGACTTTAGAACACTGAGATGCTCATTCATTTGGCGCCGCCTATTGCGTTCCACAGCAATGTGGGTCATGCGCTGGTTCTCAACCTCTTCCTTGTCCTTGTCTTTActttctcttcctctcttcctcttcctcaccCGTTCCTGATGATGATGTTTCGATAACCTGGTATCTTTATTAGCCCAAGCAGCATCACTGCCTGAACGTGTGTACTGTTCAAATTCATTGATTTCGGATTCCAATGTGGGTATGTAGGGCGTCCCTTCCCATGGTTTCTTAAGATGCTGCGGGGATTCCACGCTTTGAAGCATCTGAAGGAATGGCATGTTACCCTCCAAGCTTGATATCAAAGTTTGTTCTTCATGTTCATCCTCCTTGACTTTGAAGTTACTCTCTCTATCGACAAAACCTTGTTCCAAGCTATTCACTACTTCTAGGTGCTCAGCAAACAACTGCAGtaataatttagaaaagaaaaagaattagagaagaaagaaataaagaatatATAATGGGGTGGGGTGGAGTCTGAATCTCAATGAGGGACGAAAATAGAATGGGGACAGAGAGAGGGCATGTGTTTGAAGGAAATAACAAAAATGCATTTAATGCGGAATAATGGATGGTAAATAGGTAACATACAGAGGAGTCAAGGGGTCCTTGAAGCTGAAGCCTCTCCATCAAATTAAAGCTAAGCAAGAGTATTGATAATAAGTGATTGGGAGTGGGAATGGAAGGGTGACCAACATTCCGTATAATGCGTGAGTGATGCTAACAAAGGAATGGCATTAAATGTAACCAGACCCCATATGCAACAATGTGTTATTCCATAGCTTTGTGTTCTGATGTAACTATACTAGCAAGGTTGCTCTCTTTAACGTAGATTATGCACtcaagaataataataataaatgctGTACTTGGAGAGAGAAGGGGAGAATTAGAGTGGGGTTAAAAGAGTAAGGACCAAGGGCTGAGGAATGGATGATAAAAGGGAAAGAGGAGAGGGATGTGGTAAGAAATGTAAGGTGGAAAATACCCAAGTGGATGTGGGATACAATATGTCTGTGTAAACGAATCATCATGAAACTGTAAACTGAGAGAGTTGGTGAACGTTGCAGTATCaacacagagagagagagagagagagaaaggtcccatccaaacccaattatTGGCGGTGGCAGTTTTGTCCAACAGCAAGGACTGGAAGTGGTAGTTGTGGATGAGAGAAACAAAGCTAAATGGCTTtctttgtatggattgataaaGTGATGAATTTTGAAGTGAATACAGTAGACAGAAATAAGTTACTCTTTTGTGATCACTTATTTacggctaattttttttgttatggaagtaaaagtggtgatatattttaacatggtaatttttagtgttttttaaaattgtggaAGTATACAAATTCCTGGCACCGATTTCTgtacttaaaaatttttaattttttttttaacacaaattcTGGGACCGATTTGTGTACCAACACAAATCCCTGGCACCGATTTGTGTACCCTACACAAATCCCTGGCATCGATTTGTGTACTTCTCACAAATCTCTGACACCGATTTTTACTTCTCTAGTTAAACGATCCCACATTTAAATATAACACCCCAACAATCCACATTTAAGAAAAACACCACTACTactccaatattaaaaataaaaaattccttATTTACCCATAGGTGAATTTACAATTTCGACCGCGCATGGACTGTAAAACTCCAAGTACGAAGCAAAGCTCAAGTACAGGGTGCTTCTGAAATAGTCATCTTTCTTTAACGATGCTGTGCTGCACTACTGAGAGGAAGGCACGTGTCATGTGTGAAATCTAGTTTCGAACACACAAACCAAGTCAAAGCTTTGGTTTATAAGGTGTAGGGATGGCGATATGTATTTAGGATTAGGTATTTAATCCGACCCCATCCGGTCGGGTAGGGTTGCTAATCCGATCTGTAGCGGGTAGGATTGGATACGGTTAAAGTTTTTGTGCGAGTCGAGTAGGGTGTGGGTTGAGTCTTAATTCTATCCGACTAACCTGcactttatatatgtatatgttatatatttatataaaaatatattttaagtgGATGTTAAACCAAAGACCTCTCACTAAATATAAAAGATTCATCaccactaaaaaaaattattaattgataatttaattttttttaaataaaatttaattctattttaaattatcatcaaattatataataatgttgTATCTTTTTTTGTAACTCGCAGATAGGGTCAAGTACCCGCAGGTTAAGAACGGATAGAGTTAGGGTTGAAATATTCTCAACTCGCAGATAAGATATGATtaagtttatataaaaatttcaacccGTAGGTAGAATTAGAGTTGGATCTAAACTCTATTCTACCCTACTCATTGCCACCCTTAATAAGATGTGTTGGTTTAACCGGGTTGTccatttctttttatttttggtcaACCATCTTTGTTTTTTGTGATGCTAGCTTGTattcctttttgtttttgattgagctatttagtttatttttttaacccaatattaattttatcagcaaaaaatttaaaatattatatctttttccaacaaataatattttcaaTTAGAGCAagtccaaaaccccaaaataataaacttttaattacacaaataatttaataatgtattttttttaggGACAATTTTTTTTGAGACAATAATCCTACAAGTTAATACAATTATTTTaagcaaaataaataagaaggtatatttttaattaagagCAATACAATCAATTTAATTAGGTATTAGAAGAACATTAAAACTTAGTTTCTTGGACTCCTTTTCAATATTATGATTTGGGCAATAAGCCTAAAATCTTATAtaattcttttaaataaaatgaatatGATACTTTTAATTAAGAgcaatttcaaaaaatataaaacatgtaACTAAATGAGACTTTGATAGGGTATTATaacgaaataaaataaagagtaaAGTACAAATTAGTCTTTTACGTTTGGCGTAATTCTGTTTTGATCCTTAAAGTTTAAagtattttatttgaataaaaaatgtttCATTTACCTTCAATATAGTCCCACCATGAGgttaaagttaaataattaacggaaTATTTTAATACAAGAACAAGGTCGATAATCCAGAGAACAAGTACAAGTTCCAGAGGCACAAAATCAACTGTGaatgcatcaatacatttatttatgtaagaagaatgataaataaatatattgatgcattcacggttgattttgtgcttctagagcttgtacttgttctccaaATTATCGACCTTGTTCTTGTACTGCTGTCATGTATGacatttcattaattatttaactttgatcTCACGGTGAGACTACATTGAagctaaatgaaactttttttgATTCAAATATAATACTTTAAATCTTAAGGACCAAAACAGGATTACGCTCAAACGTAGAGACCATTTAATACTTTAtcctaaaataaatttttgtaaaattagTGCTATGGCTTTGTAATAATTCAAGGTAAAAATTTATTCGAATAGCGATCGATTATAGCAACAAAAAAAACTAGTTGTTAATAACGACTAATTTAACGatcaatataaaatttttagaatcaTAAAAATGTTGATCGCTAAATTACATCCAGCAACTGATTTTAGcaactataaaaatatatatgtatacactaaaataataattaaaaattttatttatatattaaaattaaccattaaaattagttattatatatttgtgtataaatatatatgttatttaatttatttttaatgtaaattatgtttctaatatatattttatattagtaattgtTTTAAAAGAAGTGGTAAAGTGATGAATTTTGGAGGGAATAGACAGAATAAGTTACTCTTCTGTGATCACTTATTTACCCATCGGTGAATTTACATTTTTGACTGCACATGGACTGTAAGTCCGTGACACTCCAAGTACGAACCAAAACTCATGAAATAGTCATTACCATCAAAATGTATTTTACATTAACTTTCAAAGAGTGGTCCCATGACACTGCCGTAACACAAATTTTGACAAGTACAAACTCCAAAACAGAGGAACTCTGTTTCTGTTTCCCACGAGTACAATCATATTTATAAAGATTCCTAGAAAAATTATTGAAAGATTTTCAAGTGTATCGTCGTACTGATGTATCAGTGATTTTTAATCGTTGATCTTAATTATaaacattatatatattttttataattaagatcaaCGGTTAAAAATCACTGAAATACAAGTACGACGGTACACTAAAATTTTCCAAAATTATATGATAGAGAGAAGTAGCGGCTAGCGCTCTATCTGTATAGTAACATGACTAATATTATAAACTCTTGTGATATAGTCAATAACCTTGTCCAGCACCATGTCTGCATTCACTTCTGGCCTAACTATAACATGGCAAGCCAGCAAAACCTTCCCAACAGTGATGGCCCAAATATGCAACTCATGAACAGCCAACACTTCTTCCATCTCCAGCAGTCCCCTTTGGACCTCCGCCGCATCTATTTCACGCGGCGTGCTCTCCATCAGAACTTCCAGAATCTTCCTTAGCATCTTTATAGTTGTCCCCAAAACTATTACCGAAAATACTAGAGTGCAAATTAAGTCAACTATTTGCCACTCCGGCTTCCACCATATGATTCCTCCACCAATCATTACCCCCACACTCTGGATAGAATCTCCAAGTACATGCAGATAAGCCCCTTGCACATTCACATTTTTTGATTCCCCAAGAAGCTGTGTAGAATCCTCTTTTGTATGTTTtgtgtgatgatgattatgatcATGACCCAATAAGAAAGCCATAATGATGTTAACAACTAAACCAAATGCAGCAACGAGGAACATTAAGAAGCCATTGACCTCACGAGTCCCTGAAATAATTCTCTGAATGGCTTCATACACTAGAATCCCAGCAAGCAACCATATCAACTGGATAGAAAGCAGAGCACCGAGAATCTCTATCCTGAAAAACCCGTATGATTGGCGAGGATTGGATTCCCATCCAGCAGCCcataaagaaaacaaagagatTGCGAATGCTGCAACATCTGAAAGCAAATGTGCTGCATCAGTTAATATTGCCAGACTATTTGCTTTGATCCCTCCAACTACTTCAACGCTCATGAAAATAACACAAAGCACCACTGCTATTAAAAGCTTTCGCATGGAAGCTGATCTCTCTTCCGAATCCTTAGAGAACCCACATGCTGCTTCCCCACAAATTTTTCTACTTACTCCTCCCTTCCTCCTTCCTAAGTCAGGAAGATCTCCACTGATTTCAATGACTTGTGCTTCCATAGGTGCTGATGAGGTGTGTGCGTGTGAATGAATATGACTATAAATTTTGAGCCTCCAAGTGAATAAATACCCTATAAGAAAGATACAATAATAATCAAATGACTGCACATTATGACACTGATGATCCGTCAAAATCATAATAAACACTGTATTATGGAAATTTATGCAAGTCCTGTTCTGTTGAcaacatttttttcttataagCCTAGTAGATTGTGACGTTTTCTCTCATCATAAGAGAATACCTCAACCAAAACAGCAAGCACAGAAGTTTGGTTTAGCTGATATATTTATTGATTAATTGATAGTGATGAAAAAGAAGTTCCTGTATCCACTGCTACTTTGCTACTGGAACTTACAAGGATTTGAGCTTCAGCTTGAGCTTGGTTCTTCAAGACAGGGGCCTAGGTTCAAGCATTGCCAATTCACTACTGGACACAGGTTCTCTTCCCATCACTGGGGAATATACGATTCCCATTATTTGGTTATTATACCCAGTAACCCAGATAAGGAAAAGGGAccaagaatatattttttttaatcaaaagtGAAAACCCGTAAGAGAGAAGACagaaaaggaggagaagaaagcAAAAGGAATGAATGAGACAGATTAAGAAATGGCGTCTGCTTAATTTGTTTAGCGATTTATTTATAGAAACAAGAAAGACACTGTTAATAACATATGCTATGTAGTTGGGACTGGTAACTGGTGGTCCATTGAAGGATGTTCACTCTTTTGACTTCACAACTCCGAACCAGATTGAATGACTGTTGTCAATTTCCCAAAACACGTGAATCTCCACTTGTTCGCTCCAAGTTTTCCTACTCCAAAAtatggctaattttttttatatgaaaaaaatattagggtttttatttaaaatatgattATTTAGTGTAATTATAGTTGGATAAATTTTACAAGTCAACATGTAGAGTGCGtacaactattttttttatttttaatattgaattAATGTTAGTGTTTTTTTAAATTGTGATCtattgtggtatttttttaaaatgtggaATAATTTAATGTATGGAgtacaaatcggaccgtccgatttttaAAAGGTACAGAAATCGGACCGTCTGATTTTtaggtacacaaatcggactGTCCGATTTTTGTactcggaccgtccgatttctctactccaaatttttaaaattttttcaacaTAAATCGGTGGGTTCGATTTGTATACCCCCATAGTTTTGAAAAACACCAAAAATCACCACGTTAAAGTATAACACTCATTTTACTatcatatcaaaattttttaacttgCGTGCAACACATCGTGTCAAGCTGTAATTATAGGTGGATATTTTATGCACGTTTACAATAttgtaatatattttaaatatcaaTATTCAACTAAAACACTATTTTCAtcttcatattaaaaataatttctgccAAATATTTTTTCCTAATTAATGTGATagctataatatttttttactgcCCACAAAATCTTTTAATCTAATATACTAACAATTAATTCATTGCAAATTTAAATTACATTTAAGAATTTATTACTTACTAATGAGTTATTGTATAAAGGTTTGAACTAGACACTTGGGTGAGTGGAAAAGAGATATTTCACAATTCAAATTagtttgataattttttttgttgggtCTTGAGTTAGTTTGGTAGTTATAATCtataatcataaataataatcaGAAGAATCCTAGCAAGCGCATATTCAACTTTTATCCCTTAGTTTCATAGGTCAATGATTAATTTATCGTGGATCTAAATTTCATTTAAAGGTTCGTCGCTAGCCAATGAGTTGCTACATGCATAAGGCAGGATTCAAATTACCGACACTTATTTAAGCGGATGAGTGAACCGACTACTCAACCaacccgagttagttaacttttttgtttttatttggtCGTTGTGGTGCTGTGAACTTTATTCCTTTGATACGGCCCACACTTTATTGGAATAGTAGAGCCCATCTATTAAACTTGAGGCCTATTCTCAATTCAATCTAAGTTTCTTGTTTTTCCACCACATTTTGTTGGGCTTTCTGCCTTCTTTTAATGGCTTTCACACCATGATTTGCTGTTGCAAATTATTTGTCAATGTTTGCACAGCTTTATGTACATATTTTCTTTTGTAGATTTTTatagatatataaaaaaatattttaacttttttcaTTTCTTATAAATCacttttaacataaaaatatgtTAATGCCCCTCTAGTTCAGTGCTATAACTTGTGAGCAATAAACTAATGTTAATACTTAATAATgaatttctattttctattttctattttctattttctaaaGTGATTCCTTTAACTTTACCCAATGGTTAGGGTTCTGTAGGACTTGTCAAAAGCTAACTCACTTATTCTTACAATCTTACTTATTAGGCAGCTTCTTCGTTATTCCACTAACATAACAAATGCAGGAACCCGATACCCTGAGCACAAGCTTCGCATTCAAAATCAACATCCGATAGTGACGAATTTCATGGTTGCGATGCCCATCATTCTgcctctaataattttattcttcGTCCGTAATATGATTATCTCCTATATATATTTGTGGACCCATTCCAATTTCCAAGACACCACTTGTCACTCCCTTGTCTTAACTAGGACCAACCGCATCTAAATAATCAAGCACATTTTTTCATAGCGGTAATATCAggagaacaaaaaaaaattattttattttatttaatatttattaattttaataatattacattaattttaattatttttaactaatttttttgtttactaACCATTTTCATTTTCCTAATTCACTGCTAGTAGTAAAATTAAATTATGCACTAACCAGTTATCAAACACCAAATTACAGAAATAACATTTAAACTCGAGCCATAAATGTCAATTATAGcaacaataacaaaaattataaaaaatatctaataacaaaaaattataaaaataattaataaatactaaataaaataaattctaactatttttattaaaaaaaaacgaataacaaaagagataaaATTATTTGCCCCCACTCGTTTCTCTTTTCTTAGTTCTACAAATGCAAATAAGAAGTCCGAAAGAAAAATTTATAGCCTACATTTATTCCGTTTCTTACCATACAAGATAAAGTTCGTCTTTCCAATTGAAAGATATAAAGATAGGAGCCAAAATAATGGCATATATTGTTAGGCATGAATCCCTTTGGCTTTACAAAAGCATAGCACTTTATACTTTTAGAGAAGAATGATAAAGTCATTTGCTGCATCAATAAGTGCCATGCGTTTTGCAATTTTTATTCACGTGTGAACAATATTGAACAGGGCGGAGCTAGATAAAATATTAGAGGGGgcaaaaaatatttacacaataaaataatattaaaataaaattttaaggggaagctaaactgaaatttacatataatttacatgtaaaaaattaaaattagggggGGCCGTTGCCCCCCTTTCCTTATACCTGGCTCCGCCCCTGATATTGAACaaccaccaatcaaataaaaatatattatatcttaatttaatattattaattaaatttaagattaattttttcttttaatgctATTAATTTACAATATCCATACATTATTTATTCAAAAATGTTGTTAGTTACTTATACTTTTTCATTACTAAATTACATTCGAAATTCTACGTCATTCACAGAACCAAAAGAGTTTGGGTTAgcagaaagaagaagaaacagagTCTCGTCATTAATTATATATTCCGGTTTAGTTTATCTAAATTCATAAAATGACGCTTAGCTTGAAGTGCACACAAGACAGTAACCAAGAAATTCTCACAAACTGTTTATCTCTATAATAATTTCTGGTTGCGAAAGAAATAACAAAAGAACTGAAAGAACAGGAAGAAGAGAAATAAGACATATATAAAAGTAACTTTATTACAGTTAAAAAAAGTGGAAAGAGGAGGGCATTGCATGGCATATTGTATAGCGGCTAGTTGTTCAGACATCGACATGGCaaggtggagcaccaagaagaggaacCTGACCAACAAAGCCTTTCTTTAAACCCATGACAAGGTCGCACCTCACATAGAGGCCGTAGTGAGCGGTCTTAATGGCACCAGCCTTCCACCTCAGCCTGCCAAGGAGCACCACTCTCAGGCCCACAACTCCGTATGCCTGGTCCACCATTAGACCATTGGAAACCTCCGCAGAGACGGGAACCGGAGTGCCTCCGATGACGGGGGCCACAGAGACGGTGCTGTGCTTGTCCTGGTGGAGGGGGGGCAGCATGACCTGCTGCGTGATGGCCTGGTTCCTGTAGGACACGAAGGCGGAGAACCTGTCCAGGTAGAGGGAGACGCGCCTGTTTGGGTTCCGAATGAGGAGGGTGAACTGCATGGTGGTGGACATGAATGGCGGAGTGGTTGTGTTGAGGGAGTAGATGGCGGCGCCCACCACTTTGAAGCGGGGTTTGTAGGGACGGTAGACGAGCCAGAGAACGAGGAGAGTGATGCCAGCAAGGAGGAGGAAGATGGTGAGGAAGGCGCACATAGAGCGTTTGGCGGCTGAAGAATCGTTCTTGTGGGGAGACCCCATGGGAGGTTTGTCCGTGTAGTAGTCTTGTTCGGTGTCTTTGAGAGGAGGAAGATGGTGATGTTGGTATGGTGGCTGTGGCTGTGGCGGTAGCTGTGGGGGTGGAGGGGTTGGTGCTCGAGTTGGAGGAGGGCGGCACTCTTCTGCTGCCATGGGAGTGAGTGCGTGCTGTCTCTagttaaagaaaaaatgaatgaatATGAAGTTTGACAAAGACATACAACGAGAAAGAGAAGTGTGGAGGGGAAAGTCAAGCTTTGGCTCCAGCAGGACTTAATGGACCacaaaaaaagttataaaaggaCTAAAGGAGGGTGGAAATGGGAATTGAATCACTTTGGAATTAAAGTGCATGACCCTAGACCCCAGTTTATCCTTTTAATTTAGATCAATGTTCCAGCCAGCAGTGATCACTCCTTTAACCTCACACCGTGTGAAAAAGAGCTGCTTTCTATGTTTTACGGTTTTACGTCGCTcatttattctattttctttttcttattttgcttTTATTAGTCTCCTACTGAAATGCAAAAATGTAGAGCATTATTAACGTGGGATGAAAATTTATCATGAATTCAGAAAAATGTAGAAACCAATACGTACTAAATGTATTTGtagttaatattttaatttcttcaCTTGAGTTTTAAGTACTAAATAGTGTCACAactggctttttttttttttgactttCACAACTGACTTTTGACTCCTTTATTTTATGCTCCTTAGTCAAGGCCCACAGCTGAAAATTACAAGACCAGGTCACCGTCTGCTTAAGTAGGTCCATTTTTATTGTGTTTATAAACATCAAGAataagtgtttttttttttctctccatTTAAGAACcataagataagatatgatgCAAATAGGTAGACGTGTACTATTTgtattattaaaaaagaaacaaaagcgGAAGAGGATGAGCATGGATGGAAAGAAGAGCCAAAGAAGGCGATGTGGCTGTTTTTAGGCCCTTTCACCGACAAGTGGATAAGCTTCGACGTTTGGAAAAATGAACAGTTTCAAGTGCTTATGTGTTTTCACTTCAATGATACACCCGTTTCCGTTTGGCATGCGTCGTCAGATCCAACAGCTCCCTAACATGCTCTGCATCCCACAGGTGGTAACCATATATCGCATACAATTTCTACACGTCAGTAATATTATTGCTAAACAAAACTCATCCAACTCTTCAATACGCCCAAACTACTTACTGCTGCATGTGATGAAAGCTAATGTATCTCCAGCCATCAAAATATTTACGTTAAATTTGATGGGAAAAACAAGA includes:
- the LOC130932560 gene encoding transcription factor bHLH67-like, with amino-acid sequence MERLQLQGPLDSSLFAEHLEVVNSLEQGFVDRESNFKVKEDEHEEQTLISSLEGNMPFLQMLQSVESPQHLKKPWEGTPYIPTLESEINEFEQYTRSGSDAAWANKDTRLSKHHHQERVRKRKRGRESKDKDKEEVENQRMTHIAVERNRRRQMNEHLSVLKSLMHPSYIQRGDHASIIGGAIDFVKELEQLVESLEAQRRMRNKEEEDGGKEEASGGNEAKAERRSKVGGIEVSVIQSHVNLRIQCEKRAGLLINAIVALENLRLPILHLNITSSDSSVLYSFSLKIEEDSKLGSANEIAEAVDKILTSLRH
- the LOC130932566 gene encoding metal tolerance protein 1-like — its product is MEAQVIEISGDLPDLGRRKGGVSRKICGEAACGFSKDSEERSASMRKLLIAVVLCVIFMSVEVVGGIKANSLAILTDAAHLLSDVAAFAISLFSLWAAGWESNPRQSYGFFRIEILGALLSIQLIWLLAGILVYEAIQRIISGTREVNGFLMFLVAAFGLVVNIIMAFLLGHDHNHHHTKHTKEDSTQLLGESKNVNVQGAYLHVLGDSIQSVGVMIGGGIIWWKPEWQIVDLICTLVFSVIVLGTTIKMLRKILEVLMESTPREIDAAEVQRGLLEMEEVLAVHELHIWAITVGKVLLACHVIVRPEVNADMVLDKVIDYITRVYNISHVTIQIER
- the LOC130933410 gene encoding NDR1/HIN1-like protein 12 — protein: MAAEECRPPPTRAPTPPPPQLPPQPQPPYQHHHLPPLKDTEQDYYTDKPPMGSPHKNDSSAAKRSMCAFLTIFLLLAGITLLVLWLVYRPYKPRFKVVGAAIYSLNTTTPPFMSTTMQFTLLIRNPNRRVSLYLDRFSAFVSYRNQAITQQVMLPPLHQDKHSTVSVAPVIGGTPVPVSAEVSNGLMVDQAYGVVGLRVVLLGRLRWKAGAIKTAHYGLYVRCDLVMGLKKGFVGQVPLLGAPPCHVDV